One genomic segment of Erythrolamprus reginae isolate rEryReg1 chromosome 2, rEryReg1.hap1, whole genome shotgun sequence includes these proteins:
- the THUMPD3 gene encoding tRNA (guanine(6)-N(2))-methyltransferase THUMP3: MSEVANAAEVANAADVLSEVDLSDASTPLDENKEEPKNPKDIVITIGATVPTGFELTAAGEVQEKLGSISRISNGRGKIYFEIPVISLPKVHQLRSVDNLFVVVQEFQDYQFKETKEETLKGLEGLVKDLPWTNSLEVWKLNTSLKKRKTRRNKGSHAKKEKLDKNKNQEDNEELQKTAENDSKSAEVPDAETADDEHSEPREEITSNGDNKEESGDGKKQEMEAELLKFRVTCNRAGDIHNFKSDEAARDFGGAVQDFFQWKADMTNFDVEVLLNIHNNEVIIGIALTEQSLHRRNITHFGPTTLRSTLAYGMLRLSEPQPADVIIDPMCGTGAIPIEGVTVWQNCYHIAGDNHSQAVLKTANNISSLLKQTKSKKSSSTGIPIDSIQWDSCNLPLRTSSVDVIVTDLPFGKRMGSKKKNWNLYPSSLMEMARICRPQTGRAVLLTEDRKCFTKALSKMGHLWKKSQTIWVNVGGLCAAVYLLKRTSEIIEQRKSAGIDNILDKPNSPP, encoded by the exons ATGTCTGAAGTTGCAAATGCTGCCGAAGTTGCAAATGCTGCCGATGTGTTATCTGAAGTGGACCTCAGTGATGCAAGTACACCATTAGATGAGAATAAAGAAGAGCCAAAGAATCCTAAAGACATTGTGATTACTATTGGAGCTACTGTACCAACTGGATTTGAGCTGACTGCAGCCGGTGAAGTACAAGAAAAATTAGGATCAATATCTAGGATTAGCAATGGCCGTGGGAAGATCTACTTTGAAATTCCAGTTATAAGTCTTCCAAAG GTTCACCAGTTAAGATCAGTTGATAATTTATTTGTCGTCGTTCAAGAATTCCAAGATTATCAATTCAAAGAAACTAAG GAAGAAACTTTAAAGGGTTTAGAAGGTTTGGTTAAGGATCTCCCCTGGACCAACTCTTTGGAAGTATGGAAGTTAAATACaagtcttaaaaaaagaaaaactagaagaaATAAGGGCAGTCATGCAAagaaggagaagctagataagaataaaaatcaAGAAGACAATGAAGAATTGCAAAAAACAGCAGAAAATGATTCCAAATCTGCTGAAGTCCCAGATGCAGAAACTGCTGATGACGAGCATTCTGAACCCAGGGAAGAGATAACATCTAATGGTGACAACAAAGAGGAATCAGGTGATGGTAAGAAACAAGAAATGGAAGCTGAACTGTTGAAGTTCCGGGTAACTTGTAATAGAGCTGGTGATATCCACAACTTTAAATCAGATGAAGCAGCAAGAGATTTTGGAGGAGCCGTACAAGACTTCTTTCAATGGAAAGCAGATATGACCAATTTCGATGTAGAG GTTCTTCTCAATATCCACAATAATGAAGTGATAATAGGGATTGCATTAACAGAGCAGAGTCTTCATAGAAGAAATATTACACATTTTGGGCCCACAACTCTTCGTTCCACTCTTGCATATGGAATGCTGAG ATTGTCTGAGCCTCAGCCAGCCGATGTAATAATTGATCCCATGTGTGGGACAGGTGCTATACCAATAGAG GGGGTTACTGTCTGGCAAAATTGTTATCATATTGCTGGGGATAACCATTCACAGGCTGTGTTGAAAACAGCAAATAATATCTCCTCTTTACTGAAGCAAACTAAAAGTAAAAAAAG CAGTTCTACAGGAATACCCATAGATAGCATCCAGTGGGATAGCTGCAATCTCCCTCTGAGGACCAGCTCTGTGGATGTCATTGTAACAGATCTGCCATTTGGAAAAAG GATGGGGTCCAAGAAGAAAAATTGGAATCTCTACCCCTCTAGCCTTATGGAGATGGCCCGAATTTGTAGACCACAGACTGGGAGAGCTGTGCTGTTGACTGAAGATAGAAAATGCTTTACCAAG GCATTGTCAAAAATGGGGCACCTGTGGAAAAAGTCTCAAACAATCTGGGTGAATGTTGGAGGCCTCTGTGCTGCTGTTTATCTCCTAAAACGCACCTCAGAAATAATTGAGCAGAGAAAATCTGCTGGTATTGATAACATTTTAGACAAGCCTAACAGTCCTCCGTAA
- the VHL gene encoding von Hippel-Lindau disease tumor suppressor isoform X2: MRMRGTAARAGELVFLQNNGRLRARPSARIGFPRFGSLDVPPRTGGAQDAAETRGGRGGGARTGKGCSASVLEHLWLFRDATSDDSLLVNQTELFVATRNRNGQPILANITLPVFTLKERCLQVIRTLVKPGNYRELDIVRSLYEDLEDYPDIRKDLQRLSVERHNRLRNGISD, translated from the exons ATGCGCATGCGTGGAACGGCGGCGCGGGCGGGGGAGCTTGTTTTCCTGCAAAATAATGGCCGCTTGCGTGCGCGGCCATCCGCGCGCATAGGTTTTCCTCGATTCGGGTCTCTAGACGTACCGCCCAGGACCGGAGGCGCTCAGGATGCCGCAGAGAcccggggaggaagaggaggaggagcgagAACGGGAAAAGGCTGCTCGGCGTCTGTGCTCG aaCATCTTTGGTTGTTCAGAGATGCCACGTCAGATGACAGTCTCCTTGTCAACCAGACAGAGCTGTTTGTAGCTACTCGCAATAGAAATGGACAACCCATATTAGCAAATATTACATTGCCAG TATTCACTCTGAAGGAAAGATGTCTGCAAGTTATCCGCACATTGGTgaaaccaggaaactacagggaaTTAGACATTGTTCGTTCATTATATGAAGATCTAGAAGATTATCCAGATATTAGGAAGGATCTTCAGCGGCTTTCTGTGGAAAGGCATAACCGGCTGAGGAATGGAATCTCTGATTGA
- the VHL gene encoding von Hippel-Lindau disease tumor suppressor isoform X1 yields the protein MPQRPGEEEEEEREREKAARRLCSVNTREPCQVIFCNRTPRSVKPVWLDFSGKPRPYPTLNPGTGRRIYSYLEHLWLFRDATSDDSLLVNQTELFVATRNRNGQPILANITLPVFTLKERCLQVIRTLVKPGNYRELDIVRSLYEDLEDYPDIRKDLQRLSVERHNRLRNGISD from the exons ATGCCGCAGAGAcccggggaggaagaggaggaggagcgagAACGGGAAAAGGCTGCTCGGCGTCTGTGCTCGGTAAACACGCGGGAGCCTTGCCAAGTTATTTTCTGCAACCGCACCCCCCGCTCGGTGAAGCCCGTCTGGCTGGACTTCAGCGGGAAGCCTCGCCCCTACCCCACCCTGAATCCGGGCACCGGCCGCCGGATATACAGCTACTTGG aaCATCTTTGGTTGTTCAGAGATGCCACGTCAGATGACAGTCTCCTTGTCAACCAGACAGAGCTGTTTGTAGCTACTCGCAATAGAAATGGACAACCCATATTAGCAAATATTACATTGCCAG TATTCACTCTGAAGGAAAGATGTCTGCAAGTTATCCGCACATTGGTgaaaccaggaaactacagggaaTTAGACATTGTTCGTTCATTATATGAAGATCTAGAAGATTATCCAGATATTAGGAAGGATCTTCAGCGGCTTTCTGTGGAAAGGCATAACCGGCTGAGGAATGGAATCTCTGATTGA